Within the Elusimicrobiota bacterium genome, the region AAGAAGTCTCAGGGTATAAATGATCTCACGGAGATATTTGTTTCCTATAACAGGTATGTAAAGATGAAGGCCGGGAAATTGCCACTTATTTTATCTGAAACCCCATCCTGCGTGGCTATTCCTGTTGCGAATTTAGTGGGACAATGGACCCCTAATTTTCATGCGGCTTCGAGATATTCTGTCTTAAATAAACTAAATTCCTGCGACGATGCCGAAATCGAGAATAAAAATTTAAGTGATTTGGTATATTTCCCCAATAAATCGAGAATGAAGTGGGGGCCATCCACTGAAACAAAATGCATCAGTGTTTTGCATATCGGCAACAATGGATATCTTAATGTGCAAGAGCTTATGCAGTATAATCCCAAATATCCAGGTCAGCAATGCCAGCCAGGGGACATCCTTTTTTCCAAAATTAACCCTAGGATTCCAAGAGCTTTGGTTGTGCCTGAGCTTAATTTCCCACTGGCGTGTTCCTCGGAATTTGAGGTTATGCGCCCGAAAGATTTAGTGAGTGCATATGCCGTAATGGCGCTGCTTTTATCTCCATTTGTGCAAATACAGATTCAAGCTTTAACCTCTGGGACATCTTCGTCACACAATAGAATAAAAACAGCTCAATTGAAGGATGTCTTGCTGCCAATCCCCAAAAAAGGTACGCGCAAGTGGCTAAGGTTTAGTAAGATTGTTGAGAAGTTTAAGCAGTCTTCTGTTTTGCTAAACAAGTCTGCTTTTGAAATATATTCCACATCTAATGGTTTATGTGAGTTGCTTGCTCAGGATTAATCTTTAGCTAGGTGACAATTTCCTTTTTTTAAAACATTTGGAGCATAGGTTATAGTTTTAAACTTCGATTTAATCCTATGTGCTTCAAATAATAGCGGGTAATCTAAATTCCCATAGGTATTTCGGAAAATATTTGAATTTTTCCCACGAGGTGGATGCAGTTGAAAATTGTCACTAACAATTTTCCCGGCTTTTCTCTCTTTATACCAGGCTGAGCACATTTTTCTAAAAATGACGTCTTTTTGAGGGCGGACAACCCAAATTCTGCATCTATGGAGATCTTTTTGACCTTCTACATGATCCCATAGGACAAAAAAGAGAAAAGGCATTTCATCCAAGGATGACAACTTGCCAGCATTTTTATCTTTTGTTCCAGCCTTGATTACCCCATTAAACCGCGGGGTATCTATCGCTCCCCAAATATTTGCGCCTTTTACATCAGACCCATCATCTAAATCTGCGCCTTTTTTTCTTTCGAGCCCATGAATTCCCGTTATTGAACTTACGATGATTTGTGACCAAGAGCGTGTATCAGATGGGTTCGGATGCCCATATTTTTCAGCATAATGCTTGACTTGGAAAAAACCGGTATAGTGAATGTCTAGTAATGTCAATGCTTCTGTAAGTGTTTTCATTTCGTATTGCCCTTTATAGGTGTTTCCTTGAAAATCCAAGTAATAGAAACTTTATAGATCTTTGCGAGTAGTTTCAGTTCAATTGGATCAATACGGCGCTCTCCCGCCTCAATTTTTGAGATAAAAGACTGGTGCTTATCGAAAACTTTAGCTACCTCATTTTGTTTCAATCCTGCCTTGAGGCGTGCCTCAATCAATCGACGCAATAAAAGGGTATATTCCTTGGAATATATTGTCTTCATTAATGATATTATGTATCCTATATCCGCATATCCCAAATCGGGATGTGGAATTTAAACAGTAATGATAGAATAATAAAAATAAAGTGCTTCACAAAGAGTATTACAAGCGTCAATCGATTGGCTGCACTATAACAACAGGGAGTTGATGCGCGCGGGAAATAATTTTCTGCGGTGTACGGCGAAGCCGAAACCCGGCCGCCTCTGGCGGACGGGAAGGGGGTGAGGCCATGCTCAAAAATGCCGTTTCTGCTGGAGCAGAGCGAAGGCGCATTGGGCCGAGCCTGCGGATCACTTTTTAAAAAATCCGAAAAATTCTGCGGATTTTGCGCGCGCGCAGAATTAAAATTTTGCAGGAATTCCCAAGGTTTTTTGAACTCAAACGGCGGATGCCCGGAAGTTCCGTCGCTCGCGCGCCGGGGAAGCAAAGCTTCCCGAACCAATCTCT harbors:
- a CDS encoding MamI family restriction endonuclease yields the protein MKTLTEALTLLDIHYTGFFQVKHYAEKYGHPNPSDTRSWSQIIVSSITGIHGLERKKGADLDDGSDVKGANIWGAIDTPRFNGVIKAGTKDKNAGKLSSLDEMPFLFFVLWDHVEGQKDLHRCRIWVVRPQKDVIFRKMCSAWYKERKAGKIVSDNFQLHPPRGKNSNIFRNTYGNLDYPLLFEAHRIKSKFKTITYAPNVLKKGNCHLAKD
- a CDS encoding helix-turn-helix transcriptional regulator, which produces MKTIYSKEYTLLLRRLIEARLKAGLKQNEVAKVFDKHQSFISKIEAGERRIDPIELKLLAKIYKVSITWIFKETPIKGNTK